The Bradyrhizobium sp. B097 genome contains the following window.
AACTGGTGCTCGGAGCCGTCGGGTTGCTCGATATAGACCATGACGAGGTCGGCGTCCGGATGGGTCTTGATCGCGCGCTCGCCGATATTGGCCTGGTAGCGCACGAAGGTCTTCACCATGTCCTCGTACATCGTCTCGATCTCGACGTCGGGGAAATTGGTGAAGCCCGGGCTCAGGCGCTCCGGAATGCGGAAGTCGGCCTGCGGACGCCAGAACCCGATATTGTTGTTGATGTCGTCGACATCGGCGAGCACGGGCGTGTTGCGCGGGATGAAGTTGGCGCCGTAGCGGGCGAAGCGCACCACCGAGAGGTCCGGCGAGAGCGCCGAGACGAAGTAGGCGGCGCCGACCTTCGCGCCGCTGCCTTCGAAGAAGAACGGTGCGTTCTCGCCACCGAACTTGACGTAGGCCGGCCCGGTCGACGGTGCGTGGAACGGTCCTGCGGTGATGCCGCTGTTCGCATCGAAGAACACCAACGTGTCGTAGTTCACCTTGCGGTCATTGGTGGTGTCGATGGCGGCGACGCGCATCGAATATTTGACGTCGAGCGTCGCGGCATTGGTGCAGGTCGCGGTCGCCGCCGCGGAACATGAGAACGTCTCGATCGGCGCCGAGGTCACCAGCACCGGGCTGAACGAGAAATGGCCGGCAGCCTGCAGCGCCGCCACGATGCCCGGATCGGTCGTGAAGTCGCTGCGCGACAGCGTGAAGCCCTGGGCACCGATGCCGCCGAACGCGCCGAACGGCACCGTGAAGTCGGTCACGCGGGTGGGCTGGGCCGGCTGCACCACGGTCTTGTTGATCGAGATGTCGGCGCCGTCGCCGCCGGGCCACGTCGCGGTGATGACCTTCTTGCCCTGCTGGCGCAGTTGCACCCAAAGGGGCTGTGCCGTCGGGTGCGCCGACGGCCCGAGCGGGCTTTCGTTGTAGCCCCCGATCGGCGCCGCGAAGCCGCTGATGCTGCTGGAGATCGGGCCGACGATCGGCTCGAACGTGTTGGAAGGGATGTCGTTATGGACCGCCGTCGAACCGGTCGCGATCGCAATGTGCGAGACCGCGGTGAGCGACGGTGACGCCGTCACGTTCTGCAGCGCCACCGCGCCGCGCCGGCTGAGCCGGGCGAGGCCGCCGTCGCGCGGCAGCACGCCTTCCTCGATGAATTTCTGGATGAAATCGGGCTTGGCACCATCGAGCGAGATCATCACCACGCGTGGCTTGCGGCCATGATGCTCGCCGTCATGGTCCTGATCCTGATCGTGACCGCGAGAC
Protein-coding sequences here:
- a CDS encoding alkaline phosphatase family protein → MKLKTFVSVTSVMSLVASLACVATPARAGQDGDNGDRGVGESRGHDQDQDHDGEHHGRKPRVVMISLDGAKPDFIQKFIEEGVLPRDGGLARLSRRGAVALQNVTASPSLTAVSHIAIATGSTAVHNDIPSNTFEPIVGPISSSISGFAAPIGGYNESPLGPSAHPTAQPLWVQLRQQGKKVITATWPGGDGADISINKTVVQPAQPTRVTDFTVPFGAFGGIGAQGFTLSRSDFTTDPGIVAALQAAGHFSFSPVLVTSAPIETFSCSAAATATCTNAATLDVKYSMRVAAIDTTNDRKVNYDTLVFFDANSGITAGPFHAPSTGPAYVKFGGENAPFFFEGSGAKVGAAYFVSALSPDLSVVRFARYGANFIPRNTPVLADVDDINNNIGFWRPQADFRIPERLSPGFTNFPDVEIETMYEDMVKTFVRYQANIGERAIKTHPDADLVMVYIEQPDGSEHQFLLTDPRQGSNPTDPNSIGANQDPAKVKRYASYIRFAYQTADKAVKQIADAAGRDSNVVVVSDHGFAPFHTSVNLTNILRNAGIDTSKVGIRTSGPAADIYVNLQNRELGGTVDLATYRSLVAQITDAVRNAVDPNARFNYSLKEQRIFTVVETRPLQCDAGTGRCTSKTVGQDYGDVFALMAPGYNFDGIQNPGVARQGDAPFNSATTALSMPNFYGAHGHDPELPVMSATFIAAGPQIRKDTVVRHMRNIDVAPTIMRLLGTTPHQVDGEVLSEVLR